A region from the Sandaracinus amylolyticus genome encodes:
- a CDS encoding acetoacetate decarboxylase family protein, with protein MEPHYPEAPWHTHGRAIFQPFLVRAESLRLPEGFVPRLVGGRAIGLLGIVEYVAPSPLTYRELVWMPCFVRARRAASGYFVEKMYVDSEASLRGGRELWALPKQIARFEWGEREVRVETEDGARLVLDVALRGPAVRAPNDVATVQDAGDALVRFRGSGRAKVRSAHLRVREARGLEAWSGWGGATRVRGAGAALVDFAITMHPPKRVAT; from the coding sequence ATGGAGCCGCACTATCCGGAGGCGCCGTGGCACACCCACGGACGGGCGATCTTCCAGCCGTTCCTGGTGCGCGCGGAGTCGCTGCGGCTTCCCGAGGGGTTCGTGCCGCGGCTCGTGGGCGGGCGCGCGATCGGGCTGCTCGGGATCGTGGAGTACGTCGCACCTTCGCCGCTCACGTACCGCGAGCTCGTGTGGATGCCGTGCTTCGTGCGCGCGCGACGCGCGGCGAGCGGGTACTTCGTCGAGAAGATGTACGTCGACTCCGAGGCGTCGCTGCGAGGCGGGCGCGAGCTGTGGGCGCTGCCGAAGCAGATCGCGCGCTTCGAGTGGGGCGAGCGCGAGGTGCGCGTCGAGACGGAGGACGGGGCGCGCCTGGTGCTCGACGTCGCGCTGCGCGGTCCGGCGGTGCGCGCGCCGAACGACGTCGCGACGGTGCAGGACGCGGGCGACGCGCTGGTGCGCTTCCGAGGCAGCGGGCGCGCGAAGGTGCGCTCGGCGCATCTGCGGGTGCGCGAGGCGCGCGGGCTCGAGGCGTGGTCGGGCTGGGGCGGCGCGACGCGCGTGCGCGGCGCGGGCGCTGCGCTCGTCGACTTCGCGATCACGATGCACCCGCCGAAGCGAGTCGCGACGTGA
- a CDS encoding peptidoglycan DD-metalloendopeptidase family protein: MRMLAALAFVLALAPSIARAQFTYRPAGELVSGSGRGRVDSRVYAPGIRFPVRDAPAYLNSQVWGVGGNEGPSGSQCDARNFSYPWRDNYCESRSWDMPLCPAGQGHQGQDIRGSSCMNNVHPVVAVVDGTITNIGSYSVYLTAADGTRFDYLHMGSVRVSVGQRVTRGTVVGNVSNAFGGTPTTVHLHFNIRQNVSGVGSVYVPTYMSLVRSYEALIGPSTPRFRAEYVSQSFPLARDPFQLAPGEERAGHIELRNTGTETWRPGQTFLGTTEPRDRASPLAGPDWVAPNRAATVDRDVAPGATGRFAFTVRAPASAGDYPQFFNLVQESVAWFSDSGGPVDGQLQVRVTVVPPADADGDGSTRDVDCDDANAGVHPGAEETCGDAIDQDCDGSDLACAPDPDGGSLPIADGGSIPTGDAGTTIPGDRDAGTSPPTASPRISGGCGCVVGGRAPSHAGALVIAALASMMLVRRRRR, translated from the coding sequence ATGAGGATGCTCGCAGCGCTCGCGTTCGTGCTCGCGCTCGCTCCGTCGATCGCGCGCGCGCAGTTCACGTACCGCCCAGCGGGCGAGCTCGTGTCGGGCAGCGGCCGAGGCCGCGTCGACTCGCGCGTCTACGCGCCGGGGATCCGCTTCCCCGTGCGCGACGCGCCCGCGTACCTGAACTCGCAGGTGTGGGGCGTGGGCGGCAACGAGGGCCCGAGCGGCTCGCAGTGCGACGCGCGGAACTTCTCGTACCCGTGGCGCGACAACTACTGCGAGTCGCGCTCGTGGGACATGCCGCTCTGCCCCGCGGGACAGGGCCACCAGGGCCAGGACATCCGCGGATCGAGCTGCATGAACAACGTGCATCCCGTCGTCGCGGTCGTGGACGGAACGATCACGAACATCGGCTCGTACTCGGTCTACCTCACGGCCGCGGACGGCACGCGCTTCGACTATCTGCACATGGGCTCGGTGCGCGTGAGCGTCGGCCAGCGCGTCACGCGCGGCACCGTCGTCGGCAACGTGTCGAACGCGTTCGGCGGCACGCCGACCACGGTTCATCTGCACTTCAACATCCGCCAGAACGTGAGCGGTGTCGGCAGCGTCTACGTGCCGACGTACATGTCGCTCGTGCGCTCGTACGAGGCGCTGATCGGCCCGAGCACGCCGCGCTTCCGGGCCGAGTACGTGAGCCAGTCGTTCCCGCTCGCGCGCGATCCGTTCCAGCTCGCGCCGGGCGAGGAGCGCGCCGGGCACATCGAGCTGCGCAACACCGGCACCGAGACGTGGCGCCCCGGGCAGACGTTCCTCGGCACGACCGAGCCGCGTGATCGCGCGAGCCCGCTCGCAGGCCCCGACTGGGTCGCGCCGAACCGCGCGGCGACCGTCGATCGCGACGTCGCGCCGGGCGCGACCGGGCGCTTCGCGTTCACCGTGCGCGCGCCGGCGAGCGCCGGCGACTACCCGCAGTTCTTCAACCTCGTGCAGGAGAGCGTCGCGTGGTTCTCCGACTCGGGCGGGCCCGTCGACGGCCAGCTGCAGGTGCGCGTCACCGTGGTGCCGCCGGCCGACGCCGACGGCGACGGCTCGACCCGCGACGTCGACTGCGACGACGCGAACGCGGGCGTGCATCCGGGCGCCGAGGAGACGTGCGGCGACGCGATCGATCAGGACTGCGACGGATCCGATCTCGCGTGCGCGCCCGACCCCGACGGCGGCAGCCTGCCGATCGCCGACGGCGGCAGCATCCCGACCGGCGACGCGGGCACGACGATCCCGGGCGACCGCGACGCCGGGACGTCGCCGCCGACGGCGAGCCCGCGCATCTCGGGCGGATGCGGCTGCGTGGTCGGCGGGCGCGCGCCTTCGCACGCCGGTGCTCTGGTGATCGCCGCGCTCGCGTCGATGATGCTCGTACGTCGTCGGCGTCGCTGA
- a CDS encoding DnaJ domain-containing protein gives MSRPRPTPPRAFDPHRILGVRDDATPDEIRRAFRAAALRHHPDRNPGDPSAARRFRDARAAYEALMRTHERAPRERVRVDRPLRVRCVLVGVDLVGVIPEALREPGRWIALELLAARTCPACLGEGGEHVARGFFRSEHVECGACDGVGLVRVERKLRVRVPVVPAKALRLRGRGVAIGAQRGDAILEIA, from the coding sequence GTGAGCCGTCCTCGACCCACCCCACCCCGCGCGTTCGATCCCCACCGCATCCTCGGCGTCCGCGACGACGCGACCCCCGACGAGATCCGTCGTGCGTTCCGCGCGGCCGCGCTCCGCCACCACCCCGATCGCAACCCCGGCGATCCGAGCGCAGCGCGCCGCTTCCGCGACGCACGTGCCGCGTACGAGGCGCTGATGCGCACGCACGAGCGCGCGCCGCGCGAGCGCGTCCGCGTCGATCGTCCTCTGCGCGTCCGCTGCGTCCTCGTCGGCGTCGATCTCGTCGGCGTGATCCCCGAAGCGCTGCGCGAGCCCGGCCGCTGGATCGCGCTCGAGCTGCTCGCGGCGCGCACCTGCCCCGCGTGCCTCGGCGAAGGCGGCGAGCACGTCGCGCGCGGCTTCTTCCGCAGCGAGCACGTCGAGTGCGGCGCGTGCGACGGAGTCGGCCTCGTGCGCGTCGAGCGCAAGCTGCGCGTGCGCGTGCCGGTCGTCCCCGCGAAAGCGCTGCGCCTGCGCGGCCGCGGCGTCGCGATCGGCGCCCAGCGCGGCGATGCGATCCTCGAGATCGCCTGA